A stretch of Synechococcus sp. MIT S9220 DNA encodes these proteins:
- a CDS encoding magnesium chelatase subunit H, which yields MFTQVRSANRRVAPVEGQNHKSVMKAVYVVLEPQYQNALTQAATALNASGGDLGIELSGYLIEELRDDTNYEDFKDDVAQADVFIASLIFIEDLAQKVVDAVTPHRDRLKAAVVFPSMPEVMRLNKLGSFSMAQLGQSKSAIAGFMKKRKEAGGAGFQDAMLKLLNTLPTVLKYLPVEKAQDARSFMLSFQYWLGGTPDNLRNFLLMLADKYVFPAEEGEERPVMDVAAPEVFPDLGIWHPLAPSMFEDLREYLNWTSSRTDLSDQALKGPVIGLVLQRSHIVTGDDAHYVATIQELEFRGARVIPIFCGGLDFSKPVNAFFYDPLNPDQPLVDGIVSLTGFALVGGPARQDHPKAVESLKKLNRPYMVALPLVFQTTQEWEGSDLGLHPVQVALQIAIPELDGAIEPIVLSGRDDATGKAHTLQDRVDAIAERAIRWSSLRIKPRVDKKLAITVFSFPPDKGNVGTAAYLDVFGSIHRVMEEMKEKGYNIKDLPATPRALLEAVINDANAMQGSPELSVAHRMSVEEYERLTPYSERLEENWGKPPGNLNSDGQNLLVFGRHFGNVFVGVQPTFGYEGDPMRLLYSRSASPHHGFAAYYTYLEKIWKADAVLHFGTHGSLEFMPGKQMGMSETCYPDSLIGSLPNLYYYAANNPSEATIAKRRGYASTISYLTPPAENAGLYKGLKELGELVGSYQQLREGGRGVQIVNTIVETARLCNLDKDVDLPDDDAASLDLEGRDALVGAVYRQLMEIESRLLPCGLHTIGKPPTAEEAIATLVNIAALERDEDGLRSLPGLLAESINRTIEEVYKGNDNGVLADVELNRTITETSRIAISAMVRSVTGSDGRVNLRNNWSWFSDLLTRFGFKLPSPWLKACKNSGFSEIDPTELDRLFGYLRFCLEQICADMEMESLLKALDGEYILPGPGGDPIRNPGVLPSGKNIHALDPQAIPTRAAVAAAKGVVDKLIERQREEQGAWPETIACVLWGTDNIKTYGESLAQILWFVGVKPMPDSVGRVNKLELIPLEELGRPRVDVVVNCSGVFRDLFINQMALIDQAVKMAAEADEPLEQNFVRKHALEQAEKEGSSLRDAACRVFSNASGSYSSNVNLAVENSTWEEEGELQEMYLSRKTFAFNADNPGEMNQKRDVFENVMKTADVTFQNLDSAEISLTDVSHYFDSDPTKLIAGLRDDGKAPTSYIADTTTANAQVRSLNETIRLDSRTKLLNPKWYEGMLDSGYEGVREVAKRLNFTLGWSATSGSVDNFVYEEANETFINDPEMRKRLLDLNPNSFRRIVGTLLEVHGRGYWETSDENIEQLQELYQEVEDRIEGVTTAES from the coding sequence ATGTTCACACAGGTCCGCTCCGCCAATCGCCGCGTGGCTCCTGTGGAGGGTCAGAACCATAAGTCCGTCATGAAGGCGGTGTATGTGGTGCTGGAGCCCCAGTACCAGAACGCACTCACGCAGGCGGCCACCGCTCTGAACGCCAGCGGAGGCGACCTGGGTATCGAACTCAGCGGCTACCTGATCGAAGAACTTCGCGACGACACCAACTACGAAGACTTCAAAGACGATGTGGCCCAGGCCGATGTGTTCATCGCCTCTTTGATTTTCATCGAAGATCTGGCTCAGAAGGTTGTCGACGCCGTCACCCCCCATCGCGATCGTCTCAAAGCCGCGGTTGTCTTTCCCTCTATGCCGGAGGTGATGCGCCTTAACAAGCTCGGCAGCTTCTCGATGGCTCAGCTCGGACAGAGCAAGAGCGCGATTGCTGGCTTCATGAAAAAGCGAAAGGAAGCTGGCGGCGCCGGTTTCCAGGACGCCATGCTCAAGCTCCTGAACACGCTACCCACTGTTCTCAAATATCTGCCTGTTGAAAAGGCGCAAGACGCGCGCAGCTTCATGCTCAGCTTCCAGTATTGGCTGGGTGGAACACCAGACAATCTGCGCAATTTCTTGCTGATGCTGGCGGACAAATATGTCTTCCCTGCAGAAGAAGGTGAGGAGCGTCCTGTGATGGACGTTGCAGCCCCCGAAGTCTTTCCTGATCTCGGGATCTGGCATCCACTGGCTCCGTCGATGTTCGAGGACCTCAGGGAATATCTCAACTGGACCTCAAGCCGCACCGATCTCTCCGATCAGGCCCTGAAAGGACCAGTGATCGGTCTTGTGCTGCAGCGCAGTCACATTGTGACTGGAGACGATGCTCACTACGTGGCGACGATCCAGGAATTGGAGTTCCGTGGTGCCCGGGTGATTCCCATCTTCTGCGGAGGGCTCGACTTCTCCAAGCCCGTCAATGCCTTCTTCTACGACCCTCTGAATCCAGACCAACCTCTTGTTGACGGCATTGTCTCCCTCACAGGTTTTGCCCTGGTGGGAGGCCCTGCCCGTCAAGACCACCCCAAGGCAGTCGAGTCACTGAAAAAGCTCAATCGTCCCTACATGGTGGCTCTGCCGCTGGTGTTTCAGACGACCCAGGAATGGGAAGGCAGTGATCTCGGTCTGCATCCGGTTCAAGTCGCACTCCAAATCGCTATTCCCGAGCTGGATGGTGCGATCGAACCAATTGTTCTCTCCGGCAGAGACGACGCCACCGGAAAAGCTCACACACTTCAGGATCGAGTTGACGCCATCGCTGAACGGGCAATCAGGTGGTCATCTCTGCGCATCAAACCCCGTGTCGACAAGAAGCTGGCGATCACGGTGTTCAGCTTCCCACCCGACAAGGGCAACGTTGGCACCGCGGCCTATCTCGATGTTTTCGGCTCCATTCATCGCGTCATGGAGGAGATGAAAGAGAAGGGATACAACATCAAGGATCTGCCTGCCACGCCCCGAGCCTTGCTGGAAGCCGTGATCAACGACGCCAATGCCATGCAGGGCTCTCCAGAGCTTTCCGTCGCGCACCGAATGAGTGTCGAGGAATACGAACGACTCACTCCCTACTCAGAACGGCTTGAGGAGAACTGGGGAAAACCACCCGGCAATCTGAACAGTGATGGGCAGAACCTGCTGGTGTTCGGCAGACACTTCGGCAACGTCTTTGTCGGCGTACAACCCACCTTCGGCTACGAGGGTGACCCCATGCGTCTTCTCTATTCGCGCAGCGCCAGCCCTCATCACGGATTTGCGGCCTACTACACCTATCTGGAAAAAATCTGGAAGGCCGATGCAGTGCTCCACTTCGGCACCCATGGGTCGTTGGAGTTCATGCCCGGCAAGCAGATGGGGATGAGCGAAACCTGTTATCCAGACTCCCTGATTGGATCGCTACCGAACCTCTACTACTACGCAGCCAACAACCCATCTGAAGCAACGATCGCCAAGCGTCGTGGTTATGCGTCAACGATCAGCTACCTCACTCCACCTGCGGAAAATGCCGGGCTTTACAAGGGGCTCAAAGAACTTGGCGAATTGGTTGGCTCCTACCAACAATTGCGTGAGGGTGGTCGCGGCGTGCAAATCGTCAACACGATTGTGGAGACGGCTCGCCTATGCAACCTCGACAAGGATGTTGATCTGCCCGATGACGATGCCGCATCCCTAGATCTGGAAGGACGCGACGCCCTCGTTGGTGCCGTTTACCGGCAGCTGATGGAGATCGAGAGCCGTCTGCTTCCCTGCGGACTCCACACCATCGGCAAGCCTCCCACCGCCGAGGAAGCCATTGCCACCCTCGTGAACATCGCAGCTCTGGAACGAGATGAAGATGGACTCCGTTCCCTTCCAGGCCTGTTGGCTGAATCGATCAATCGAACGATCGAAGAGGTCTACAAGGGAAATGACAACGGTGTTCTCGCTGATGTGGAGCTCAACCGCACCATTACCGAGACATCGCGTATAGCGATCTCCGCCATGGTCCGGTCTGTCACCGGCAGTGACGGACGAGTCAACCTGCGCAACAACTGGTCGTGGTTCAGCGACCTGCTGACCCGCTTCGGCTTCAAGCTGCCTTCACCATGGCTCAAGGCCTGCAAAAACAGCGGGTTCAGTGAGATCGATCCAACGGAGCTCGACAGGCTGTTCGGCTATCTGCGTTTCTGCCTTGAGCAGATCTGCGCCGATATGGAGATGGAGAGTCTTCTGAAAGCACTCGATGGCGAATACATCCTCCCCGGACCTGGCGGTGATCCGATCCGTAATCCCGGAGTTCTCCCCAGTGGCAAAAACATCCACGCTCTCGACCCTCAGGCAATTCCAACCCGGGCTGCTGTTGCCGCGGCCAAAGGGGTGGTGGACAAGTTGATCGAGCGCCAACGCGAGGAGCAGGGAGCTTGGCCCGAAACCATTGCCTGCGTCCTCTGGGGCACGGACAACATCAAAACCTACGGAGAATCTCTGGCCCAGATCCTCTGGTTTGTAGGTGTGAAGCCCATGCCTGACTCCGTCGGTCGCGTCAACAAGCTTGAGCTCATTCCTCTTGAGGAGCTTGGACGCCCCCGCGTTGATGTGGTGGTGAACTGCTCTGGAGTCTTCCGCGATCTGTTCATCAACCAGATGGCACTGATCGACCAGGCCGTGAAGATGGCAGCAGAAGCGGATGAGCCACTCGAGCAGAATTTTGTTCGCAAACATGCCCTTGAGCAGGCTGAAAAAGAGGGAAGCAGCTTGCGAGACGCGGCTTGTCGGGTGTTCTCAAATGCCAGTGGCAGCTACAGCTCCAATGTGAATCTGGCCGTGGAAAACAGCACCTGGGAAGAGGAGGGCGAGCTGCAGGAGATGTATCTCTCCAGGAAAACCTTTGCTTTCAATGCTGACAATCCTGGTGAGATGAACCAAAAGCGTGATGTCTTCGAAAATGTCATGAAAACCGCTGACGTCACCTTCCAGAATCTGGATTCCGCGGAGATCTCCCTCACCGATGTGAGTCACTATTTCGACTCTGATCCCACCAAACTGATCGCTGGTCTGCGTGATGACGGCAAGGCACCCACCAGCTACATCGCCGATACCACCACAGCCAACGCTCAGGTGCGTTCTCTGAACGAGACGATTCGTCTCGACTCGCGCACCAAGCTTCTCAATCCGAAGTGGTATGAGGGCATGCTCGACTCGGGTTATGAGGGTGTTCGAGAAGTTGCAAAGCGGCTTAATTTCACTCTTGGCTGGAGTGCAACCAGTGGCTCAGTTGACAACTTCGTTTACGAAGAAGCCAACGAGACGTTCATCAACGATCCAGAAATGCGCAAGCGACTTCTGGATCTGAATCCCAACAGTTTCCGCCGCATTGTGGGGACGTTGCTTGAGGTGCACGGTCGTGGTTACTGGGAGACCTCCGACGAAAACATCGAACAGCTCCAGGAGCTCTACCAGGAAGTTGAGGATCGGATTGAGGGCGTCACAACCGCCGAATCCTGA
- a CDS encoding EF-hand domain-containing protein has product MAMRLTQPVLMAFVLLGMQSLVPLAPVLASPHHVQIYGRRMEALFIRMDVNGDGRLESGEVRGRPYFERRLQRPDSRGYLLLKDLRPLSPHPSGQRLQKRFNQADRNGDGRIDRRECQSLPWLSRNFVSFDLDADGGLTLEELWTVQRSLAPRH; this is encoded by the coding sequence ATGGCGATGCGCTTGACACAACCGGTGTTGATGGCCTTCGTGCTGCTTGGGATGCAAAGTCTTGTCCCCTTGGCCCCTGTTCTGGCAAGTCCACATCACGTGCAGATCTATGGCCGACGCATGGAGGCATTGTTCATCCGGATGGATGTCAACGGTGATGGTCGTCTGGAATCAGGAGAAGTCAGGGGTCGGCCTTATTTCGAACGGCGTCTGCAACGACCCGACTCGCGTGGCTATCTGCTACTGAAGGATCTCAGACCCTTAAGCCCTCACCCGAGCGGTCAACGGCTGCAGAAACGATTCAATCAAGCCGATCGCAATGGTGATGGTCGGATCGACCGTCGTGAATGCCAATCACTGCCCTGGTTGAGCCGGAATTTTGTGAGCTTCGATCTTGACGCCGATGGAGGACTGACGCTTGAAGAACTGTGGACGGTGCAGCGTTCGCTTGCGCCTCGGCACTGA
- a CDS encoding DUF3038 domain-containing protein: MTDVTAEAASDPSIPEAVLGRRALERLDLLLLTVESLDLNGGEAMLWATRQLGFETIFPNRVELWKRRCHNPLRRSTRRGQLSAVETEALIRILCVMADRLYPMLHQLLSSKEPQDLTHQRWQLVHQRLRDLIEERMNLRRGAIQRFLGSEPEGPLQRQLVLTLALAAGPGGVDRLRASLLDPTP; this comes from the coding sequence ATGACCGATGTCACTGCTGAGGCGGCTTCAGATCCGTCGATTCCTGAAGCGGTTCTTGGCCGCCGTGCTCTCGAGCGCCTTGATCTGCTTCTGCTCACTGTTGAGTCTCTTGACCTAAACGGCGGGGAGGCCATGCTCTGGGCCACCCGTCAGCTTGGTTTTGAAACGATCTTTCCCAATCGCGTTGAGCTTTGGAAACGTCGCTGCCACAACCCGCTCAGGCGTTCCACACGACGTGGTCAACTCAGTGCCGTGGAAACAGAGGCCTTAATCAGGATCCTCTGCGTGATGGCAGACAGGCTCTATCCCATGCTTCACCAGTTGCTGTCCAGCAAAGAGCCCCAGGACCTCACTCACCAGCGCTGGCAGCTGGTCCACCAGCGCCTACGCGATCTGATTGAAGAACGCATGAATCTTCGGCGTGGTGCCATTCAGCGTTTTCTTGGCAGTGAGCCCGAAGGCCCGCTGCAGCGACAGCTGGTGTTGACACTGGCACTCGCTGCTGGACCCGGTGGGGTTGATCGTCTCCGCGCCAGTCTTCTTGATCCGACCCCCTGA
- a CDS encoding FAD-dependent monooxygenase, whose product MTADPQARDFAVKAVNHQFCIVGAGPTGALLALGLAQQGFSVVLHDRLSAELLLSRSRAYAITHSSRRLLQDLGLWAALLDQMEPFRSLRLDDCSAHCTAWFHIRDLRPANRPAEAIGWILDHRPLMSLLLERLEASDHVALQLDDATPAEKVLANSGSRQWIVAADGPRSMLRRSAEVPFWSHPYQQGCLTVKLRLTGAGQHCAYELFRPEGPMAVLPLGQDRYQVVWSAPLQRCRDRAASSASELVSALEAILPEGVNVVQLLDEPGAFPLELSLAPRLHRGSLLLVGEAGHRCHPVGGQGLNLCWRDVSDLLNLTAAVRRGEMASPSLARRYSRCRRSDLVGVLLSTDLLIRFFSNHNPLLMPFRRLALFMLKRISWIRRFSLSAMTDGPGTLLKPLPK is encoded by the coding sequence GTGACAGCTGATCCTCAAGCCAGAGATTTCGCTGTCAAAGCTGTCAATCACCAGTTCTGCATTGTTGGAGCTGGTCCGACAGGGGCCCTGTTAGCGCTTGGATTAGCGCAACAGGGCTTTTCTGTTGTTCTTCACGATCGCTTGAGCGCTGAGTTGCTGTTAAGCCGCAGCCGCGCTTACGCCATCACGCACTCGTCTCGGCGTCTTTTGCAGGATCTCGGCCTTTGGGCTGCCTTGCTGGATCAGATGGAGCCCTTTCGCTCTCTGCGTCTTGATGACTGCTCAGCCCACTGCACAGCCTGGTTCCACATTCGCGATCTGCGACCAGCCAATCGCCCCGCGGAGGCGATTGGCTGGATTCTTGACCATCGACCCTTGATGAGCCTTTTGCTCGAGCGGCTTGAGGCCTCAGATCATGTTGCGCTGCAATTGGATGACGCCACACCAGCCGAGAAGGTTCTCGCCAACTCGGGATCTCGCCAGTGGATCGTTGCTGCGGATGGCCCTCGTTCCATGTTGCGTCGCTCGGCTGAGGTGCCTTTTTGGTCCCATCCCTACCAACAGGGTTGCCTGACCGTGAAGCTTCGCTTGACGGGAGCAGGTCAACACTGCGCTTATGAATTGTTCCGGCCGGAAGGTCCTATGGCCGTTCTGCCCCTTGGGCAGGACCGTTACCAGGTGGTTTGGAGTGCACCATTGCAGCGATGTCGAGATCGGGCTGCCTCTTCTGCATCCGAGCTGGTGTCAGCGTTGGAGGCCATTCTTCCCGAGGGGGTGAACGTTGTTCAACTGCTCGACGAACCCGGAGCTTTCCCACTGGAGTTAAGTCTGGCGCCACGTCTTCACCGTGGATCCTTGCTTCTGGTTGGAGAGGCTGGTCATCGCTGCCATCCAGTTGGTGGACAGGGCTTGAATCTTTGTTGGCGCGATGTCAGTGACCTTTTGAATCTGACTGCGGCAGTGCGGCGTGGAGAGATGGCGTCCCCATCGTTGGCTCGACGCTATTCCCGTTGTCGACGCAGCGATCTGGTCGGAGTTTTGTTGTCGACGGATCTGTTGATTCGTTTCTTCTCGAATCACAATCCTCTGCTGATGCCTTTCAGGCGTCTTGCACTCTTCATGTTGAAGCGCATCAGCTGGATTCGACGCTTCAGTCTGTCCGCGATGACCGACGGCCCAGGCACCTTGCTGAAACCGCTGCCAAAGTAA
- a CDS encoding chlorophyll a/b-binding protein, whose protein sequence is MSQVPSNSPAIRGATVTTEDGGRLNAFATEPRMEVVDTESGWGFHERAEMLNGRMAMLGFIALLATEFALGGEAFTRGLLGIG, encoded by the coding sequence ATGTCTCAGGTTCCCTCCAACTCACCCGCGATTCGCGGCGCCACTGTGACAACAGAAGATGGTGGTCGTCTCAATGCTTTTGCGACCGAGCCCCGCATGGAAGTGGTGGACACCGAGAGCGGCTGGGGCTTCCATGAGCGTGCAGAAATGCTGAATGGCCGCATGGCCATGCTTGGTTTCATTGCATTGTTGGCCACGGAATTCGCTCTGGGTGGCGAAGCTTTTACTCGTGGTCTTCTCGGCATTGGCTGA
- a CDS encoding DUF2949 domain-containing protein encodes MVISSDPQPVASRALIAFLQQRLGLSENAINLGIRQAHLEQAPLPVVLWSFGLLNLAQYQEVLDWQQQQD; translated from the coding sequence ATGGTCATCAGCAGTGATCCACAACCAGTGGCTTCCCGAGCGTTGATTGCGTTTCTGCAGCAGCGGCTGGGATTGAGCGAGAACGCCATCAATCTCGGCATTCGTCAGGCCCATCTGGAGCAGGCTCCTCTTCCTGTTGTTCTCTGGAGCTTTGGATTGCTGAACCTGGCTCAGTATCAAGAGGTTCTCGATTGGCAACAGCAGCAGGATTGA
- a CDS encoding thiol-disulfide oxidoreductase DCC family protein, with protein sequence MSTSPELTLLYDGGCPLCVREVTFLRRKDRDQSIRFVDVDAQEYSPEDWSGISYRQAMARIHAIQADGTVLTDVAVFREAYRLIGLGWLYAPTRWPVVGPVVDGLYGVWARYRLKITNRASLDQLCQERCSLPQ encoded by the coding sequence ATGAGCACGAGCCCTGAGCTCACCCTGCTTTACGACGGGGGATGTCCACTCTGCGTCCGTGAGGTGACGTTTCTGCGTCGCAAGGATCGCGATCAGTCCATCCGCTTCGTTGACGTTGATGCACAGGAGTACTCCCCCGAGGATTGGTCTGGCATTAGCTATCGCCAGGCAATGGCAAGGATTCATGCCATTCAGGCCGATGGAACAGTGCTCACTGATGTCGCGGTCTTTCGCGAGGCTTACCGCTTGATCGGTCTCGGCTGGCTGTATGCGCCAACCCGCTGGCCAGTGGTCGGGCCAGTGGTTGATGGTCTTTATGGCGTCTGGGCTCGCTATCGCCTGAAAATCACCAACCGTGCATCGCTCGATCAACTGTGTCAGGAGCGTTGTTCGCTGCCGCAGTGA
- a CDS encoding DUF4335 domain-containing protein translates to MLKQSYRYDQTTARLEVEGLPDFSAGHAEQAIGILSSWRLQIVGASELEGKREHLEALMQVVIPYVRLRLSGVVRSLGELNDPVRLVPDGPQHRLDLTSGKPGIPPLSIQLDDAQLADLVRCLDALRSDGRVCLAWPTIQHEPLPRRDLVERIPLTQRLTAPLLGGATVVVLGVLGLLLPLPEVQSPTPAQAPEVKTETPISDPAQPDQER, encoded by the coding sequence ATGCTCAAACAGTCCTACCGCTACGACCAAACCACCGCTCGCCTGGAGGTTGAAGGCTTGCCTGACTTTTCTGCTGGTCATGCAGAGCAGGCCATCGGAATTCTTTCCAGCTGGCGTTTACAAATCGTCGGCGCCTCCGAGCTGGAGGGCAAACGTGAGCATCTGGAAGCATTGATGCAGGTGGTGATTCCCTATGTGCGACTGCGTCTTTCAGGGGTGGTTCGTTCCCTGGGTGAGCTGAACGATCCAGTTCGGCTGGTTCCCGATGGGCCTCAGCACCGTCTTGACCTCACCAGTGGCAAGCCAGGTATTCCGCCTCTTTCAATCCAGCTTGATGATGCTCAGTTGGCCGATCTGGTTCGTTGTCTTGATGCCTTGCGAAGCGACGGCCGTGTCTGTCTCGCCTGGCCAACGATCCAGCATGAACCACTTCCTCGTCGGGATCTTGTTGAGCGGATCCCGTTGACGCAGAGGCTGACGGCTCCGCTGCTTGGAGGTGCCACGGTTGTTGTCTTGGGCGTCTTGGGGCTTCTGTTGCCATTGCCTGAGGTTCAATCTCCCACCCCTGCGCAGGCTCCCGAGGTCAAGACAGAAACTCCGATCAGCGATCCTGCACAACCTGATCAAGAGCGTTGA
- a CDS encoding adenine phosphoribosyltransferase, which produces MAAMMPGLRPLRHHPVDLRQFIRDVPDFPKPGILFRDISPLLRDPRGWSEVMQQLGDVCERLQPDLIVGIESRGFIVGTPLATQQKIGFVPVRKPGKLPGEVTGVDYTLEYGSDRLEIQTDALADGSRVLLVDDLLATGGTAAASVELIQKAGGKLVGCGFVIELADLAGRRRLPEGLPIESLIRYD; this is translated from the coding sequence ATGGCTGCGATGATGCCAGGGTTGAGGCCTTTGCGTCACCACCCTGTGGATCTTCGTCAGTTCATTCGCGATGTGCCGGACTTCCCAAAACCCGGAATTTTGTTCCGCGACATCTCACCGCTGCTGCGCGATCCCCGTGGATGGAGCGAAGTGATGCAGCAACTTGGCGACGTCTGCGAGCGACTCCAACCAGACCTGATCGTGGGAATTGAGTCCAGGGGCTTCATCGTGGGCACTCCTCTGGCAACACAGCAAAAGATTGGCTTTGTGCCGGTCAGAAAACCCGGAAAACTTCCCGGCGAAGTGACCGGTGTTGATTACACCCTTGAATACGGCAGCGATCGTCTTGAAATCCAGACCGATGCTCTTGCGGATGGATCCCGTGTCTTGCTGGTCGACGATCTGCTGGCAACCGGCGGAACTGCTGCCGCCAGTGTTGAGCTGATTCAAAAAGCTGGAGGCAAGCTCGTGGGCTGCGGGTTTGTCATTGAACTGGCAGATCTGGCCGGACGCCGTCGATTGCCAGAGGGACTTCCAATCGAATCACTGATCCGTTACGACTGA
- the dapB gene encoding 4-hydroxy-tetrahydrodipicolinate reductase has protein sequence MSAAENQSIPVLVTGALGRMGAEVIRAVHASPDCHLVGAVDNTPGKEGADIGELIGLGALEVAVTADLEGCLCATSQAVRDSGPGKGAVMVDFTHPSVVYANTRAAIAYGVHPVIGTTGLSPEQLKDLQSFSEKASVGGAVIPNFSVGMVLLQQAAAAAARFYDHAELTELHHNRKADAPSGTCIKTAELMEELGKTFNAAEVDEHESLEGSRGGERASGLRLHSLRLPGLVAHQEVMFGAPGETYTLRHDTIDRAAYMPGVLLCVRKVRQLPGLVYGLERLI, from the coding sequence ATGAGCGCTGCTGAGAATCAGTCGATCCCTGTGTTGGTCACCGGAGCTCTGGGACGCATGGGCGCAGAGGTGATCCGTGCTGTTCACGCTTCACCCGACTGCCACCTGGTGGGGGCTGTTGACAACACACCGGGCAAGGAAGGAGCCGATATCGGCGAACTGATTGGCCTTGGAGCCCTGGAGGTGGCCGTCACGGCCGATCTGGAGGGCTGCCTTTGCGCCACCAGCCAGGCGGTTCGTGATTCGGGCCCCGGGAAGGGAGCGGTGATGGTGGATTTCACCCATCCATCGGTGGTGTATGCAAACACCCGAGCGGCCATCGCTTACGGCGTCCATCCTGTGATCGGAACCACAGGACTGTCCCCTGAGCAACTCAAGGATCTGCAGAGTTTTTCAGAGAAGGCCTCCGTGGGCGGTGCTGTGATCCCCAACTTTTCCGTGGGCATGGTGCTGCTCCAGCAGGCTGCAGCTGCCGCAGCTCGGTTTTATGACCATGCAGAGCTCACGGAGCTTCACCACAACCGCAAGGCAGATGCCCCCAGTGGAACCTGCATCAAAACGGCGGAGTTGATGGAGGAGTTGGGCAAAACATTTAATGCCGCCGAGGTTGATGAGCACGAGTCGCTCGAGGGCAGCCGTGGTGGTGAACGTGCTAGCGGGCTGCGTCTGCATTCCCTGCGCCTTCCAGGGCTGGTGGCTCATCAGGAAGTGATGTTCGGTGCTCCGGGTGAGACCTATACGCTTCGTCATGACACCATTGATCGCGCTGCTTACATGCCTGGCGTTTTGTTGTGTGTTCGCAAAGTGAGACAGCTGCCAGGACTCGTTTACGGCCTGGAGAGGCTGATCTGA
- a CDS encoding response regulator, protein MPRTSMIWVVDDDPDLRQMVGTYLLDQGYDVRSLSDVKQLEARLEFQRPDLIVLDLMMPGDDGLTALRRLRDAGDDLPVVMLTARGEGVDRIIGLEQGADDYLAKPFLPRELSARIEAVLRRRSALPAGTPLAEGGDVVFGDNVLDLAARTLTREGKPVVITSGEFSLLASFVQHPHRPLSRERLIELARGPGCDTDSRSMDVQVSRVRKLVEPDPTRPRYLQTVWGYGYVFVPDGEPRSR, encoded by the coding sequence ATGCCCCGCACTTCGATGATCTGGGTAGTCGATGATGATCCGGATTTGCGTCAGATGGTCGGAACCTATTTGCTGGATCAGGGGTATGACGTACGCAGTCTCAGCGATGTGAAGCAGCTTGAGGCTCGTCTCGAATTTCAGCGACCTGATCTGATCGTGCTTGACCTGATGATGCCCGGTGATGATGGCCTGACGGCACTCCGTCGTCTCAGGGATGCAGGCGATGACCTCCCGGTGGTGATGTTGACGGCCCGTGGAGAAGGTGTGGATCGCATCATCGGTCTAGAGCAGGGGGCTGATGATTACCTGGCCAAGCCTTTTCTGCCCCGTGAGCTTTCAGCTCGGATTGAAGCGGTGTTGAGACGGCGCAGTGCATTGCCTGCAGGCACACCTCTGGCTGAAGGTGGTGATGTGGTCTTTGGCGACAATGTGCTGGATCTGGCTGCTCGCACGCTCACCCGTGAAGGCAAGCCTGTTGTGATCACCAGTGGTGAGTTCAGCCTGTTGGCGTCATTCGTTCAGCACCCTCATCGCCCTTTGTCGCGTGAGCGGTTGATTGAGCTAGCCCGCGGGCCTGGCTGTGACACCGACAGCCGCAGCATGGATGTTCAGGTGTCCAGGGTGCGCAAACTGGTGGAGCCGGATCCCACCCGCCCGCGTTACCTGCAGACCGTCTGGGGTTATGGCTATGTATTTGTCCCAGACGGCGAACCAAGATCCCGCTGA